Proteins co-encoded in one Bacteroidales bacterium genomic window:
- a CDS encoding thioredoxin family protein translates to MKHLVILFIGFLMLMPSKAQQSQGPAIYNPMANAQDDLAAALKQAKEQKKRVLIQVGGNWCPWCIRLHNFMHTDVQVDSIMKADYVFMLINYSPENKNPEILASLEYPQRFGFPVLLVLDESGKRLHTQDSGLLEQGKGYDPEKVKRFLLSWNRSALDPASYMKK, encoded by the coding sequence ATGAAACATCTTGTTATCCTATTTATCGGCTTTCTGATGCTCATGCCTTCAAAAGCACAGCAAAGTCAGGGTCCTGCTATTTATAATCCCATGGCAAATGCTCAGGATGATCTGGCTGCTGCTTTAAAACAGGCTAAAGAACAGAAGAAACGGGTGCTGATCCAGGTGGGTGGTAACTGGTGTCCCTGGTGTATCCGGTTACATAATTTCATGCATACAGATGTGCAGGTTGACTCCATTATGAAAGCAGATTATGTGTTCATGCTTATCAACTACAGTCCTGAAAATAAAAATCCCGAAATTCTTGCCAGTCTTGAGTATCCCCAGCGTTTTGGATTTCCGGTTCTCCTTGTTTTGGATGAATCGGGCAAACGGCTGCATACGCAGGATTCGGGCTTGCTTGAACAAGGCAAAGGATATGATCCTGAAAAAGTAAAGCGATTTCTGCTCAGTTGGAACCGGTCAGCTCTTGATCCTGCAAGCTACATGAAAAAATAG
- a CDS encoding flavodoxin, translating to MDKIALIYSFNTRKTTQAAEKIAQEFGDAVVKVNAETLTEKEFLSYKNLILGVPTWFDGELPNYWDEFVPAIEDMDLKGKSIAVFGNGNQKGYPENFVDGIGIMARLLKSRGAKLTGFTSTSGYTFESSKALEDDHFLGLALDFENGASQVGAKVKKWVEQLKSEFNQKS from the coding sequence ATGGATAAGATTGCGCTGATATACAGTTTCAACACAAGAAAAACAACACAGGCCGCTGAGAAAATCGCACAGGAATTCGGTGATGCCGTAGTGAAAGTTAATGCGGAGACATTGACCGAAAAGGAATTCCTGTCCTACAAGAATCTTATACTGGGAGTTCCGACCTGGTTCGACGGTGAACTTCCCAACTATTGGGATGAGTTTGTTCCGGCCATTGAAGATATGGATTTAAAAGGCAAATCGATAGCCGTTTTTGGTAACGGAAATCAAAAAGGATATCCTGAAAATTTTGTTGACGGAATTGGCATAATGGCCCGTTTACTGAAAAGCAGGGGCGCTAAATTAACAGGATTTACAAGTACTTCAGGCTACACCTTTGAAAGTTCAAAGGCATTGGAAGACGATCACTTTTTGGGTTTGGCGCTTGATTTTGAAAATGGTGCCTCACAGGTCGGTGCTAAGGTTAAGAAATGGGTTGAACAACTTAAGTCGGAATTCAATCAAAAATCCTAA